From Ictidomys tridecemlineatus isolate mIctTri1 chromosome 2, mIctTri1.hap1, whole genome shotgun sequence, the proteins below share one genomic window:
- the S1pr2 gene encoding sphingosine 1-phosphate receptor 2 — MGGLYSEYLNSSKVREHYNYTKETLDTQETPSRQVASAFIIILCCAIVVENLLVLIAVARNSKFHSAMYLFLGNLAASDLLAGVAFVANTLLSGPVTLGLTPVQWFAREGSAFITLSASVFSLLAIAIERHVAIAKVKLYGSDKSCRMLLLIGASWLISLVLGGLPILGWNCLGHLEACSTVLPLYAKQYVLCVVTIFSVILSAIVALYVRIYCVVRSSHADVAGPQTLALLKTVTIVLGVFIVCWLPAFSILLLDYACPVRSCPILYKAHYFFAFATLNSLLNPVIYTWRSRDLRREVLRPLHCWRPAAGVAGRRDGTPGHRLLPLRSSSSLERGTHMPTSPTFLEGNTVV; from the coding sequence ATGGGCGGCTTATACTCAGAGTACCTCAATTCCAGCAAGGTCCGGGAACACTACAATTACACCAAGGAGACGCTGGACACACAGGAGACGCCCTCCCGCCAGGTGGCCTCGGCCTTTATCATCATCCTGTGCTGCGCCATCGTGGTGGAGAATCTGCTGGTGCTCATCGCGGTGGCCCGGAACAGCAAGTTCCACTCCGCCATGTACCTATTCCTGGGTAACTTGGCTGCCTCAGATCTCCTGGCAGGGGTGGCCTTCGTGGCCAACACCTTGCTCTCGGGCCCTGTCACTCTGGGGCTGACCCCTGTGCAGTGGTTTGCCCGGGAGGGCTCAGCCTTTATCACACTGTCAGCCTCCGTCTTCAGCCTCCTGGCCATCGCCATTGAGCGGCACGTGGCCATTGCCAAAGTCAAGCTCTACGGCAGTGACAAGAGCTGCCGCATGCTGCTGCTCATCGGGGCCTCGTGGCTCATCTCGCTGGTTCTCGGGGGCCTGCCCATCCTGGGCTGGAACTGCCTGGGCCACCTGGAGGCCTGCTCCACCGTTCTGCCGCTCTACGCCAAGCAGTACGTGCTGTGTGTGGTGACCATCTTTTCCGTCATCTTGTCGGCCATCGTTGCCCTCTACGTCCGCATCTACTGCGTGGTCCGCTCGAGCCATGCGGATGTGGCAGGCCCCCAGACGCTGGCCCTGCTCAAGACGGTCACCATCGTGTTGGGCGTCTTCATCGTGTGCTGGCTGCCAGCCTTCAGCATCCTCCTCCTGGACTACGCCTGTCCCGTCCGCTCCTGCCCCATCCTCTACAAGGCCCATTACTTCTTTGCCTTCGCCACCCTCAATTCACTGCTCAACCCTGTCATCTACACGTGGCGCAGCCGGGACCTGAGGAGGGAGGTGCTGCGGCCCCTGCACTGCTGGCGGCCAGCGGCAGGGGTGGCGGGAAGGCGGGACGGGACCCCAGGCCATCGCCTCCTGCCCCTTCGCAGCTCCAGCTCTCTGGAGAGGGGCACGCACATGCCCACATCACCCACGTTTCTAGAGGGCAACACAGTGGTCTGA